A portion of the Candidatus Binatia bacterium genome contains these proteins:
- a CDS encoding carboxylesterase family protein, producing the protein MLAFQGCGDSDGATDSAATDPLLARTSLGDVQGFEREGAAWFLGIPYAEPPVGNLRFKPPVPTAPWTGTFNAASFGPACPQPVEAGQVLYQHQSEDCRVRVQLKLDRIGV; encoded by the coding sequence ATGCTAGCTTTTCAAGGCTGTGGCGACAGCGATGGAGCAACAGATTCCGCAGCAACCGACCCTCTTCTTGCCCGAACCAGTCTAGGTGATGTCCAGGGCTTCGAGCGAGAAGGAGCCGCCTGGTTCCTTGGAATCCCGTACGCAGAACCTCCGGTAGGGAACCTGCGTTTCAAGCCACCGGTTCCGACAGCTCCGTGGACGGGAACTTTCAATGCGGCCTCATTTGGACCAGCTTGTCCTCAACCGGTCGAGGCGGGCCAGGTTCTCTATCAACACCAGAGCGAAGACTGCCGTGTTCGGGTTCAGCTGAAGTTGGACCGAATCGGGGTTTGA
- a CDS encoding SGNH/GDSL hydrolase family protein: MRTLNLLLLSVVLIAGYGGCADTASLPEILRGVDCVRTAEQDPLQPADSWDVLIEGYERADSQNPPEPGATVFIGSSSILFWATVADDMAPLPVLNRGFGGSVMTQATGYIDRIVLPYQPRAVVLYEGDNDIAFGLSADCVLEDYDAFVATVHEEQPDVPIYFLAIKPSIARAALWPVIERANALVRARTSTNPKLNYIDVATPIFDASGEIRGDLFVADGLHLNAAGYALWTSVVHPVLLGDLS, translated from the coding sequence ATGCGAACGCTCAACCTCCTCCTCCTTTCCGTCGTCCTGATCGCCGGATACGGCGGCTGCGCCGACACCGCGTCCCTCCCCGAGATCCTGCGCGGGGTCGACTGCGTCCGAACCGCGGAGCAAGACCCGCTCCAACCGGCCGACAGCTGGGATGTCCTGATCGAGGGCTACGAACGGGCCGACTCGCAGAACCCGCCCGAACCCGGCGCGACCGTCTTCATCGGCAGCTCGAGCATCCTCTTCTGGGCGACCGTAGCCGACGACATGGCGCCGTTGCCCGTCCTGAATCGGGGCTTTGGTGGCTCTGTCATGACGCAGGCCACCGGCTACATCGATCGGATCGTCCTTCCGTACCAACCGCGAGCGGTGGTTCTGTACGAGGGCGACAACGACATTGCCTTCGGCCTCTCCGCCGACTGCGTCCTGGAGGATTACGATGCATTCGTTGCGACGGTCCACGAAGAGCAGCCTGACGTGCCGATCTACTTCCTCGCCATCAAGCCGTCGATCGCTCGAGCAGCGCTCTGGCCGGTGATCGAGCGAGCCAACGCCCTCGTGCGTGCGCGGACGAGTACCAACCCCAAACTCAACTACATCGACGTTGCGACGCCGATCTTCGACGCGAGCGGCGAAATCCGAGGCGATCTATTCGTCGCGGACGGACTGCACTTGAACGCTGCCGGCTACGCGCTCTGGACCAGCGTCGTCCACCCGGTTCTTCTCGGTGACCTTTCGTAG